The following coding sequences lie in one Alicyclobacillus curvatus genomic window:
- a CDS encoding ThiF family adenylyltransferase, with protein sequence MREDRYSRQVLFGPIGADGQKRLSQARVAIVGMGALGTVLATQLVRAGVGFARLIDRDIIEPSNLQRQSLYDEIDADEGRAKAEAAAQKLKQANRDVEIEVATDDVTWRNAERLLSDVDVILDGTDNFQVRYLINDVAVKHNIPWSYGGAVSSYGTTAFFRPGVTPCLVCLFGANQGGGGHDTCDTVGVIAPVVSMVASLQVAETLKYLTGNLDALNNSLTHLDVWKNEFRSVRMGEPKASCNCCHHREFVTLDSQSDGLTVSMCGRQTIQVRPPAGLTMSLSEMAGRLRQFGEVRHNANLLRCNLGEIQITLFADGRALIHGIEEESTARSLYARYIGM encoded by the coding sequence GTGAGAGAAGACAGATATTCCAGGCAAGTCTTGTTTGGTCCAATCGGCGCAGACGGACAAAAGCGGCTTTCACAGGCACGGGTTGCGATTGTTGGCATGGGAGCGCTTGGGACTGTACTTGCTACGCAATTGGTTCGGGCGGGCGTCGGGTTTGCACGCTTGATTGACAGAGACATTATTGAACCGTCGAACTTGCAGCGCCAGTCGCTCTACGATGAGATTGATGCCGATGAAGGACGGGCAAAGGCCGAAGCGGCGGCACAAAAGCTGAAGCAAGCAAACCGGGACGTCGAGATTGAAGTCGCGACCGACGACGTCACCTGGCGAAACGCGGAGCGATTGTTGTCTGATGTTGATGTGATTCTCGACGGGACGGACAATTTCCAGGTCAGATATCTCATTAACGATGTGGCTGTTAAGCATAACATTCCTTGGTCCTATGGGGGGGCGGTGAGCTCATACGGGACAACAGCTTTTTTTCGCCCAGGTGTGACACCTTGTCTTGTTTGCCTCTTTGGTGCGAATCAAGGCGGGGGAGGTCATGACACGTGCGACACGGTCGGCGTCATCGCACCGGTTGTATCGATGGTTGCTTCGCTACAGGTCGCAGAGACGCTGAAGTATCTGACAGGAAATCTCGATGCCCTAAATAACAGCTTAACGCACCTTGACGTCTGGAAAAACGAGTTTCGAAGTGTACGCATGGGAGAACCCAAGGCATCGTGCAATTGTTGTCATCATCGCGAATTTGTGACACTAGACAGCCAGTCTGATGGACTCACCGTTTCGATGTGCGGCAGACAAACCATTCAAGTCCGGCCCCCAGCCGGGTTGACAATGTCGTTGTCAGAGATGGCAGGGCGGTTGAGACAGTTTGGTGAGGTTCGGCATAACGCAAACTTGCTTCGATGCAATCTCGGCGAGATTCAAATCACTTTGTTTGCAGACGGCCGTGCACTCATACACGGAATTGAAGAGGAATCGACAGCCCGCAGCCTGTACGCCCGCTATATCGGGATGTGA